The proteins below come from a single Acidimicrobiia bacterium genomic window:
- a CDS encoding proteasome accessory factor PafA2 codes for MGTETEFGITIRNSPDFNPALASGLVINSYRGSGTRVQWSFEEESPGRDLRGFGVDTSGDYDSGVVNFVLGNGARLYVDHAHPEYSGPECADPLSAALYDKAGEYVMAQAAANAGLLVRTGEIVGIYKNNSDSKGNSYGAHENYLVSRQIPFGQIVDYLTGFLVSRQPLTGAGKLGSENDRPEVTYQITQRADFFEERVGLETTLKRPIINTRDEPHGDAEKYRRLHVIIGDATLSEVQTFVKLGSTALFLAALEDGFLPEALELEDPVGACWNVSHDLEMTKSYRLVDGSSMTALDMQNRYFDWLAKYAEQATDSPVTTQLLVEWRSLLDDLETDPAKTADRLDWVAKKALMEGYVGRGAAWDDPRLALINLQYHDVDPDKSLFRRLQNRGTIRRLFTDNQVMEAASEPPSETRAYFRGKCVTKYGEKVVAANWDSLVFDSAEANLKRVPMMEPLRGTKALVGSLIDESDSVQELIQGLGGH; via the coding sequence ATCGGCACCGAAACGGAATTCGGTATAACCATCAGGAACTCGCCTGACTTCAACCCTGCGTTGGCATCAGGTCTGGTCATCAACAGTTATCGCGGGTCTGGCACGCGCGTTCAATGGTCATTCGAAGAGGAGTCTCCCGGTCGCGACCTACGCGGTTTTGGGGTTGACACGTCCGGCGATTACGACTCCGGAGTCGTAAATTTCGTTCTCGGCAACGGCGCCCGGTTGTATGTTGATCACGCTCATCCCGAGTACTCCGGCCCCGAATGCGCCGATCCGCTGTCTGCCGCACTGTATGACAAGGCGGGTGAGTATGTCATGGCCCAGGCGGCGGCCAATGCCGGTCTGCTCGTTCGAACCGGCGAGATCGTGGGTATCTACAAGAACAACTCCGACAGTAAGGGCAACAGTTACGGGGCCCACGAGAACTATCTGGTGAGTCGCCAGATACCGTTTGGTCAGATCGTCGATTACCTCACGGGTTTCCTGGTGTCACGCCAACCCTTGACCGGAGCGGGCAAGCTCGGTTCGGAGAATGATCGACCTGAGGTTACGTATCAGATTACCCAGCGGGCTGACTTCTTCGAAGAGAGGGTGGGCCTCGAAACGACCCTCAAACGGCCCATCATCAACACAAGGGACGAACCGCACGGAGATGCCGAGAAGTATCGGCGCCTCCACGTCATCATCGGTGACGCGACCCTGTCAGAAGTTCAAACCTTCGTGAAGCTCGGCTCGACCGCACTGTTTTTGGCGGCCCTTGAGGATGGATTCCTGCCCGAAGCGCTCGAGTTGGAAGACCCGGTTGGGGCTTGCTGGAACGTCAGCCATGACCTTGAGATGACGAAGAGCTACCGGCTCGTCGACGGATCTTCCATGACCGCCTTGGACATGCAGAACCGCTATTTCGACTGGTTGGCCAAATACGCCGAACAGGCCACCGATAGTCCCGTCACCACTCAACTGCTTGTCGAATGGCGGTCGCTGCTCGATGACCTCGAGACAGACCCGGCCAAGACGGCAGATCGGCTCGACTGGGTCGCGAAAAAGGCTCTCATGGAAGGCTACGTCGGTCGGGGAGCAGCCTGGGATGATCCTCGTTTGGCATTGATCAACCTTCAGTATCACGATGTTGATCCGGACAAGAGCTTGTTCCGGCGCCTACAGAACCGGGGCACCATCAGACGGCTCTTCACAGACAATCAGGTCATGGAGGCTGCTTCCGAGCCGCCATCCGAAACGCGGGCCTACTTTCGAGGCAAGTGCGTTACCAAATATGGCGAGAAGGTCGTCGCAGCCAACTGGGATTCGCTGGTGTTTGACTCGGCTGAAGCCAACCTCAAACGTGTGCCTATGATGGAACCGCTGCGAGGAACAAAGGCGCTGGTTGGTAGTCTCATTGACGAATCCGACAGCGTCCAGGAACTCATTCAGGGTCTAGGAGGACATTGA
- the tatC gene encoding twin-arginine translocase subunit TatC, translated as MTSEEKRMSMLGHLDELRSRLVKGSVALLIGAIVAWTWRNQLLDLLRDPFLEAFPAETLQTITPTEQFGSAMRLAGFGGFLLASPVVMWQVWGFVSPGLTSKERRWAVPIVSALVTLFLAGVGFAYLILPRSLLFLNGVLNTDLSLTVSEYLSFVVRFLLVFGLAFEYPVFLFAAGAVGLVTSAQLSHVRRWAVLAISVVAAGATPTGDPFTMLLLAVPLYLMYEITLLLIKHILRK; from the coding sequence ATGACCTCCGAAGAGAAGCGTATGTCCATGCTCGGCCATCTTGACGAGCTCCGATCGCGTCTCGTCAAGGGGTCGGTAGCTCTGCTGATCGGGGCAATCGTCGCATGGACGTGGCGGAACCAGCTGCTTGATTTGCTGAGGGATCCGTTCCTCGAAGCGTTTCCCGCCGAGACGCTCCAGACGATCACCCCCACCGAGCAGTTCGGCTCGGCGATGCGGTTGGCGGGATTCGGGGGCTTCCTACTGGCGAGCCCGGTAGTTATGTGGCAGGTGTGGGGGTTTGTGTCACCGGGCCTCACCTCCAAAGAACGCCGCTGGGCGGTCCCGATCGTTTCGGCACTGGTCACCTTGTTCCTGGCTGGAGTTGGTTTCGCCTATCTCATCCTTCCCCGGAGCCTGTTGTTTCTGAACGGTGTACTCAACACCGACTTGTCGCTGACTGTCAGTGAGTATCTGTCCTTTGTGGTCCGGTTCCTGCTCGTTTTTGGTCTGGCGTTCGAATACCCGGTCTTCCTGTTCGCGGCGGGCGCGGTCGGACTCGTTACATCTGCCCAGCTCAGCCACGTTCGTAGATGGGCCGTGTTGGCTATCAGCGTCGTCGCGGCGGGCGCCACACCGACCGGTGATCCGTTCACGATGCTTCTGCTCGCAGTGCCGTTGTATCTCATGTATGAGATCACGTTGCTGCTGATCAAACATATCCTCAGAAAGTGA
- the pafA gene encoding Pup--protein ligase: MERRIFGIENEYGVTCVLRGQRRLSPDEVARYLFRRVVSWGRSSNVFLENGARLYLDVGSHPEYATPECDSLLSVVAQDKAGERILEGLVESAEDRLAEEGIRGEIYLFKNNTDSAGNSYGCHENYLVSRHGEFQKMVDTLIPFFVTRQIFSGAGKLLQTAKGPVYSMAQRAEHIWEGVSSATTRSRPIINTRDEPHADAEKYRRLHVIAGDSNMSEYVNYVKIGTTAALLQMIEDNVVFRDVSLENPIRSIREISHDITCRRRVRLRNGRELSALDIQWEYLDRTLRYARTTGFPPEVQKAVEMWEYLLTSIEKDPLSLSREVDWVTKYHLIEKYQAKWDLNRSDPKLALLDLSYHDVNRQRGLYYIMQRRGYVDRIVTDAAVATAMVSPPQTTRARLRGEFIKAAKAKKRDFTVDWVHLKLNDQAQRTVLCKDPFKSVDERVEKLIAGL; this comes from the coding sequence GTGGAACGCCGGATCTTTGGCATAGAAAACGAATACGGGGTCACCTGCGTCTTGCGCGGTCAACGTCGTCTGAGTCCTGACGAGGTTGCCCGTTACCTGTTCAGACGGGTGGTCAGCTGGGGACGCTCATCCAATGTGTTCCTGGAGAATGGTGCCCGATTGTATCTGGACGTCGGCAGCCACCCCGAATACGCCACCCCTGAGTGTGACTCCCTCCTGTCCGTCGTCGCCCAAGACAAGGCCGGCGAACGCATTCTTGAAGGTTTGGTCGAGTCGGCCGAAGATCGGTTGGCCGAAGAGGGGATTCGCGGCGAGATCTACCTTTTCAAGAACAATACGGATTCGGCGGGCAACTCGTACGGGTGCCACGAAAACTATCTCGTGTCACGCCACGGAGAGTTCCAGAAGATGGTCGACACGCTCATACCCTTTTTCGTGACGAGGCAGATCTTTTCCGGCGCCGGCAAGCTGCTTCAAACTGCCAAGGGACCGGTGTATTCCATGGCCCAGCGAGCCGAACACATCTGGGAAGGGGTCTCGTCGGCAACCACCCGTAGCCGGCCAATCATCAATACGCGCGACGAACCGCACGCTGACGCAGAGAAATATCGTCGGCTCCACGTCATCGCCGGTGACTCAAACATGTCCGAGTACGTGAACTACGTGAAGATCGGTACAACCGCGGCGCTGTTGCAGATGATTGAGGACAACGTCGTGTTTCGAGACGTCTCCCTTGAAAATCCCATCCGGTCGATCCGAGAGATCAGTCATGACATCACTTGCCGTCGACGGGTGCGGCTCCGAAATGGCCGTGAGCTGTCCGCCCTCGACATCCAGTGGGAGTATCTCGATCGAACCCTGCGGTATGCGCGCACCACCGGTTTCCCCCCCGAAGTACAGAAGGCCGTCGAAATGTGGGAGTACCTGCTCACGAGCATTGAAAAGGACCCGTTGAGCCTGAGCAGGGAAGTCGACTGGGTCACCAAATATCACTTGATCGAGAAGTATCAGGCGAAATGGGATCTCAATCGTTCGGATCCCAAACTGGCACTGCTCGACCTCAGTTATCACGACGTGAACCGGCAACGGGGACTGTATTACATCATGCAACGGCGAGGATATGTCGACCGCATCGTGACCGACGCGGCGGTGGCTACCGCCATGGTGAGTCCACCCCAAACCACGAGAGCCCGACTTCGCGGAGAGTTCATCAAGGCGGCGAAAGCCAAAAAGCGGGACTTCACCGTGGATTGGGTTCATTTGAAGCTCAATGATCAGGCGCAACGGACCGTGTTGTGTAAGGACCCTTTCAAATCGGTGGACGAGCGGGTTGAAAAACTCATCGCCGGTCTTTAG
- a CDS encoding DEAD/DEAH box helicase → MTWGDEFFQQLGFVADPFQREAIGAIETGESVVVTAPTGAGKTLVADGAIFLALKRGQRSFYTTPIKALSNQKFADLSKEHGEHRVGLLTGDNSINGDADIVVMTTEVFRNMIYGGDDRLSEVGVVILDEVHYLADISRGSVWEEVIIHGPDHIQFVCLSATVANPEEFTDWIRARRGPTRLVVETNRPVPLEPMYMITDLWSKPPVQMFDLFVKDRPNPRIQHLLAAKTGKRRRFATPRRVEVVEELARRSMLPTIMFIFSRAGCEAAAHMIAGSALDLTASDERLRIRQIALEATDHLEPEDLDTLGFGRWLADLERGVGAHHAGLVPAFKETVERLFEGGLLKVVCATETLALGINMPARSVVIESITKYNGESHEMLTASDYTQLTGRAGRRGIDEVGYGISLYSRFVRFERMAEIVGRGATRLVSSFRPTYNMAVNLVANYDQSNAELLLEASFAQFQLHGQVAENEERLITLRRDVEQARFLAACDKGDVWSYLEALDSHVPAMTEAMRAGDVFEVRRGGRQGRYLLLSAGDGKGESVVALSSGGKVRNMTGSELAGAILLGQLDFTGPFRPSDRKFQQQATQRLRSFQSSARRTLAADVDHPVAECEDADDHVSEARRALKLQRKIDKAGGADRRSLVHEFRSILSVLGELGYVTDWNLTADGERLRTIYGSRDLLVAESIRTGLLDGLSSADLAAAASAFMYEPRATDEAVPVPLALDEFAANLSRLAEHLTFIEETFGVRLSPPPEFGFLEAAYHWAQGLELDEILDGLTMAPGDFVRQVRQLIDQLRQIRDGAPHLARVVNEALSKLDRGVVAAQGVS, encoded by the coding sequence GTGACCTGGGGGGACGAGTTTTTTCAGCAGTTGGGCTTCGTCGCCGACCCATTCCAGCGCGAAGCAATCGGGGCGATTGAGACTGGAGAGTCGGTCGTCGTTACCGCACCAACCGGTGCCGGTAAGACCCTGGTCGCCGACGGTGCGATCTTTCTGGCACTCAAGCGCGGCCAGCGATCGTTCTACACGACTCCCATCAAGGCGCTGTCCAACCAGAAGTTTGCCGACCTTTCGAAGGAACACGGGGAGCACCGGGTCGGCCTTCTGACCGGTGACAATTCAATCAACGGTGATGCCGATATCGTCGTCATGACCACTGAGGTGTTTCGAAACATGATCTACGGGGGCGATGATCGACTCTCAGAGGTGGGCGTCGTCATCCTCGATGAGGTTCACTATCTCGCCGATATATCGAGGGGATCGGTCTGGGAAGAAGTGATCATTCACGGTCCCGATCACATTCAGTTTGTGTGTCTGTCTGCCACCGTGGCCAATCCAGAGGAATTCACAGACTGGATCAGGGCCCGAAGGGGACCCACTCGATTGGTGGTCGAAACCAACCGACCGGTCCCTCTGGAGCCGATGTACATGATCACCGACCTGTGGTCCAAGCCACCGGTGCAGATGTTCGATCTTTTCGTAAAGGACCGACCGAATCCACGCATCCAACATTTGCTGGCAGCCAAAACTGGAAAGAGACGCCGCTTCGCAACTCCGCGTCGGGTCGAGGTGGTTGAAGAACTTGCTCGTCGTTCGATGCTTCCGACGATCATGTTCATTTTCTCCCGCGCCGGGTGCGAGGCAGCAGCTCACATGATTGCCGGTTCGGCATTGGACCTGACAGCGTCGGATGAACGGCTGAGGATTCGCCAGATTGCCCTGGAGGCAACCGATCATCTCGAACCCGAGGACTTGGACACCCTTGGATTCGGTCGGTGGTTGGCCGACCTTGAACGGGGGGTGGGTGCTCACCATGCCGGCCTGGTTCCTGCCTTCAAGGAGACCGTTGAACGGTTGTTCGAGGGCGGCCTGCTCAAGGTGGTGTGTGCCACGGAAACGCTTGCGCTCGGCATCAACATGCCGGCACGAAGCGTGGTCATCGAATCGATCACCAAGTACAACGGAGAGTCTCATGAAATGCTCACTGCCTCCGACTACACCCAGCTCACCGGGCGAGCGGGCCGCCGGGGCATAGACGAGGTTGGCTACGGTATCTCGCTGTATTCCCGGTTCGTGCGCTTCGAACGAATGGCCGAGATTGTCGGTCGGGGCGCCACCCGGCTCGTTTCGAGCTTTCGACCGACGTACAACATGGCGGTCAATCTTGTTGCCAATTACGACCAATCCAATGCCGAACTCCTGCTGGAGGCCTCCTTCGCCCAGTTCCAACTCCACGGGCAGGTGGCGGAAAACGAAGAACGACTCATTACCTTGCGGCGCGACGTGGAGCAGGCCCGATTTCTGGCTGCCTGCGACAAGGGCGATGTGTGGAGCTACCTCGAAGCGCTGGACTCTCATGTTCCAGCCATGACCGAGGCTATGCGAGCCGGGGATGTGTTCGAGGTGCGGCGGGGCGGCCGCCAGGGTCGCTACCTGCTGTTGTCGGCGGGTGATGGCAAGGGGGAGTCGGTCGTGGCATTGTCGTCAGGTGGCAAGGTCCGAAATATGACTGGCTCCGAACTGGCAGGGGCGATCTTGCTTGGCCAATTGGATTTCACCGGACCATTCCGACCGTCGGATCGAAAATTCCAGCAACAGGCCACCCAGCGACTCCGGTCGTTTCAGTCCTCAGCCCGGCGAACTCTTGCTGCGGACGTCGATCACCCGGTGGCGGAGTGTGAAGACGCCGATGATCACGTCAGCGAAGCGCGTAGAGCCCTCAAGTTGCAGCGCAAGATCGACAAAGCGGGCGGCGCCGATCGTCGTTCATTGGTCCACGAGTTTCGATCAATCCTCTCAGTGCTTGGCGAGTTGGGATATGTTACTGACTGGAACCTGACCGCTGACGGTGAGCGGCTGAGAACCATCTATGGATCACGGGATCTGCTCGTGGCAGAGTCGATCCGAACCGGGCTTCTGGATGGTTTGAGCTCTGCTGATTTGGCCGCGGCCGCCTCGGCCTTCATGTACGAACCGCGTGCCACCGACGAGGCCGTGCCAGTTCCTCTGGCACTAGACGAGTTCGCAGCCAATCTCTCCCGACTGGCCGAACACTTGACGTTTATCGAGGAGACATTTGGTGTGAGGCTGAGTCCGCCGCCGGAATTCGGATTCCTGGAAGCCGCCTACCACTGGGCACAAGGGTTGGAACTCGACGAGATCCTCGACGGGCTGACGATGGCGCCGGGAGACTTCGTCCGGCAGGTTCGCCAACTTATCGATCAGCTGCGCCAGATACGAGATGGCGCTCCGCACCTGGCCAGAGTCGTGAATGAGGCGCTGTCCAAACTCGATCGGGGAGTCGTGGCTGCCCAGGGAGTGTCGTGA
- the tatB gene encoding twin-arginine translocase subunit TatB, whose translation MPDINFGEWIIIAVIALVVVGPRNLPDLAHKIGGWMREARAMATDFRVGLEREISELGDVQSDLKGLASEISNPLKEIRDELGSVSGELKPLDWTGPVTDHGPTAADAAEDFKKIHGITDGAPTDAEPEISPKRSAKNEADLRDQDGLGPSVAAEPGRTESDGTEPDPGDEA comes from the coding sequence ATGCCTGATATCAACTTTGGTGAGTGGATAATAATTGCCGTGATCGCGCTGGTGGTGGTTGGCCCACGAAACTTGCCCGACCTGGCCCACAAAATCGGTGGCTGGATGCGCGAAGCCCGGGCCATGGCTACCGATTTTCGAGTTGGACTGGAACGTGAAATCTCGGAGTTGGGGGACGTTCAGTCCGATCTCAAGGGGCTTGCCTCCGAAATATCCAACCCACTCAAGGAGATCAGAGATGAACTCGGGTCCGTGTCGGGCGAACTGAAGCCACTTGATTGGACAGGGCCGGTTACCGACCACGGTCCGACGGCAGCCGATGCTGCCGAAGATTTCAAGAAGATCCATGGTATCACCGACGGGGCGCCGACTGATGCCGAGCCGGAGATATCACCCAAGCGCTCCGCAAAGAACGAAGCGGACCTTCGGGACCAGGACGGATTAGGGCCGTCCGTAGCGGCCGAACCTGGTCGGACTGAATCTGATGGGACCGAACCGGATCCGGGCGACGAGGCATGA
- the prcA gene encoding proteasome subunit alpha translates to MTMPFYVPPEQLVKDRADFARKGIARGRSIAALEYDTGILLLAENPSGTLHKISEIYDRIAFAGVGKFNEFELLRVAGIRHADVKGYMYSRADVSAKSLVNAFAQTLGNIFTHEVKPFEVELLVAELGVGDEPNRMYRVLYDGTLYDQTGFAAIGGNSDELSERLSAAYRPGLTLTKAIKVAAGAFEGEVEGWEGAVLERNGHRRTFRKLTSEEIEAFIAQK, encoded by the coding sequence ATGACGATGCCGTTTTATGTTCCGCCGGAGCAACTGGTCAAGGATCGAGCCGACTTTGCTCGCAAAGGCATTGCGAGGGGCCGTTCGATCGCGGCCCTTGAATACGACACGGGCATATTGCTTCTGGCTGAGAATCCTTCTGGGACGTTGCACAAGATCTCCGAGATCTACGACCGAATCGCTTTTGCAGGCGTGGGAAAATTCAATGAATTCGAACTATTGCGGGTGGCCGGGATTCGCCACGCCGACGTCAAGGGCTACATGTACTCGCGCGCTGACGTCTCCGCCAAGAGCCTGGTCAACGCCTTTGCCCAGACACTTGGCAATATCTTTACCCACGAGGTCAAACCGTTCGAGGTCGAGCTACTCGTCGCCGAGCTCGGTGTAGGTGACGAACCCAACCGGATGTATCGGGTGCTGTACGACGGCACCCTCTACGACCAAACCGGATTTGCGGCCATCGGCGGTAATTCAGACGAGCTGTCCGAGCGTCTATCGGCCGCCTATCGGCCAGGGTTGACCCTTACCAAAGCGATCAAGGTGGCGGCGGGCGCATTTGAAGGTGAAGTCGAAGGCTGGGAAGGTGCCGTACTCGAACGCAATGGGCATCGGCGGACCTTTCGAAAACTCACATCCGAAGAAATCGAAGCCTTCATCGCCCAGAAGTAG
- a CDS encoding WYL domain-containing protein, protein MKNVIERLLNLLAFLLTAGRPVTAEDIRETVAGYDRHNDVAFHRMFERDKDLLRSMGIPLTLTFTDVWEVEQGYVVPPRDYELPDPGLTDEERAALWLAAQVVRLGGQSTGADAMFKLGGAPMPAAGEPLAADLGLSADDLAIIFTAVAEHRVLRFGYRDKPREIKPYGLIHRHGHWYVVGEAGGEPRAFRVDRGEGFAAGQESEVFERPAGFDIKTSIPTAPWEAGDEDVVAVVRFDANVAWWADRQLPAGATRVTEADGGLVAHLPVANTGAFIGWMIGFVDEAEIIGPPELRTQLVELVRG, encoded by the coding sequence ATGAAGAATGTCATTGAACGACTCCTCAACCTGCTGGCCTTTCTTCTGACAGCCGGCCGTCCCGTCACCGCCGAAGACATCCGTGAGACGGTGGCCGGCTATGACCGGCACAACGATGTGGCCTTTCACCGGATGTTCGAGCGTGACAAGGATTTGCTCCGTTCGATGGGCATTCCCCTCACCCTCACATTCACCGACGTGTGGGAGGTCGAGCAAGGCTACGTCGTCCCTCCGCGCGATTACGAGCTACCAGATCCGGGATTGACCGATGAAGAACGGGCGGCGCTCTGGTTGGCCGCTCAGGTGGTCCGATTAGGTGGTCAATCGACCGGTGCCGATGCGATGTTCAAGCTGGGAGGGGCTCCCATGCCGGCAGCTGGTGAACCGCTCGCAGCCGATCTGGGCCTGTCCGCCGACGATCTGGCGATCATCTTTACGGCGGTTGCCGAACATCGGGTCCTTCGATTTGGATACCGCGACAAACCTCGCGAGATCAAGCCGTACGGGCTGATTCATCGGCACGGCCACTGGTATGTGGTCGGCGAAGCCGGTGGCGAGCCGCGCGCCTTCCGGGTGGACCGTGGGGAGGGATTCGCAGCCGGTCAGGAGTCCGAAGTATTCGAGCGGCCCGCCGGCTTCGATATCAAGACTTCTATACCGACCGCCCCCTGGGAAGCGGGTGATGAGGACGTCGTGGCAGTAGTGCGTTTCGATGCCAATGTGGCATGGTGGGCGGATCGCCAACTCCCCGCCGGCGCCACACGGGTTACCGAGGCCGACGGCGGTCTGGTCGCCCACCTACCGGTGGCCAACACAGGTGCCTTCATCGGCTGGATGATCGGGTTCGTGGACGAAGCCGAGATCATCGGCCCTCCCGAGCTCCGGACTCAGCTCGTTGAGCTGGTGCGAGGATGA
- a CDS encoding ubiquitin-like protein Pup has protein sequence MSEQEQQRPRRSSDEAIEAKVAEIESSARESVEITDDLLDEIDSVLEENAEEMVKNYVQKGGE, from the coding sequence ATGTCAGAACAAGAACAGCAAAGGCCCCGTCGCTCGTCTGATGAGGCGATCGAGGCCAAGGTCGCTGAGATCGAGTCTTCGGCCAGGGAATCTGTCGAGATCACTGATGACCTGCTTGACGAAATAGACTCCGTACTTGAGGAAAACGCCGAAGAAATGGTCAAGAACTATGTTCAGAAGGGCGGGGAATGA
- a CDS encoding WYL domain-containing protein produces the protein MSDKTVKRLTRILSMLPWVIANPGTTVTEVQTRFGYTRRELVADLELVFVCGLPGYGPGDLMEAYIEDDEVIVDMADYFSRPLRLNPPEALTLLASGMALTSTGQAPPALERAVEKLAAVVAPAVDDALFVDLAGAEPALLDLFRTAAREHVVVDLTYTALGSGATTKRLVEPWTVFSSLGNWYMSGFCRSAAAERVFRIDRVREAQATDETFDPPVDVPPPEVRYTPSEDDVRAVIRLSPTARWVAEYYPVEDLSPDVVVFSASDPAVAARLLLRLGNSAELLEGDEVRQRLDEHRSLILRRYGVDVTL, from the coding sequence ATGAGCGACAAGACGGTCAAACGATTGACGAGGATTCTCTCGATGCTGCCCTGGGTTATTGCCAATCCGGGCACCACGGTCACCGAGGTACAAACTCGATTCGGGTATACCCGCCGCGAGCTGGTCGCGGACCTGGAGCTGGTGTTCGTGTGCGGTTTGCCAGGTTACGGGCCAGGCGACCTCATGGAGGCCTACATCGAAGACGACGAAGTGATCGTAGATATGGCCGACTACTTCTCGCGACCTCTGCGACTCAACCCTCCCGAGGCCTTGACACTGCTGGCCTCGGGGATGGCACTGACGAGCACCGGCCAGGCCCCGCCGGCCCTTGAGCGAGCCGTGGAGAAGCTGGCGGCTGTGGTTGCTCCCGCCGTTGATGACGCGCTATTCGTCGATCTGGCAGGCGCCGAGCCCGCGTTGCTCGACCTGTTCCGGACGGCCGCTCGTGAACATGTCGTCGTTGATCTCACCTATACCGCGCTGGGCTCGGGGGCGACGACTAAGCGCCTGGTTGAACCCTGGACCGTGTTCTCGTCACTGGGTAACTGGTATATGTCCGGTTTTTGTAGGAGCGCCGCCGCCGAGCGAGTTTTTCGCATCGACCGGGTCAGGGAAGCCCAGGCTACCGATGAAACGTTCGATCCTCCGGTCGATGTCCCACCACCGGAGGTCAGGTACACACCCTCTGAGGATGATGTTCGGGCGGTCATCCGGCTGAGTCCGACCGCCAGGTGGGTTGCCGAGTACTACCCGGTCGAAGATTTGTCACCGGACGTTGTTGTGTTCTCAGCTTCAGATCCTGCGGTCGCGGCGCGTTTGCTCCTGCGGCTGGGGAACAGTGCGGAGCTTCTAGAGGGAGACGAAGTGCGACAGCGACTCGATGAGCATCGGAGCCTCATCCTTCGTAGGTACGGCGTCGACGTTACTCTCTAG
- the prcB gene encoding proteasome subunit beta — protein sequence MTQPRALAGGVTEPPAGFAEVLLAAGLAPTWDVLLGDASKLSLADATTVLVVRYADGVYMVGDRQATEGYSVAHRRMKKVFPSDDFSAVAISGTAGLAIELVRLFQTELEHYEKLEGTRLSLEGRANFLARLVRQQLPMAFQGLVVVPLFCGFDHTTGSGRLFTFDVVGGRYEEDDFGASGSGAKEARSYLRSHFDPTMGAEEGLSVAIKSLVAAAEQDVATSGPDVRRGIYPNVIRIDVDGLVELSDEVIAPVAEAALEVVR from the coding sequence ATGACCCAACCCAGAGCACTGGCTGGAGGCGTAACGGAGCCGCCGGCCGGGTTCGCTGAGGTACTGCTGGCGGCTGGTCTTGCCCCGACCTGGGATGTCCTTCTCGGTGACGCCTCCAAGCTGTCGCTGGCCGACGCCACCACGGTTCTGGTGGTTCGCTATGCCGACGGTGTGTACATGGTTGGAGATCGTCAGGCGACCGAGGGCTACAGCGTTGCCCATCGTCGCATGAAGAAGGTTTTTCCGTCAGACGACTTTTCGGCAGTGGCGATCTCTGGCACTGCGGGCCTGGCGATCGAGCTCGTACGCCTCTTCCAAACGGAGCTTGAGCACTACGAGAAGCTCGAAGGCACGAGATTGAGCCTGGAAGGCCGGGCTAACTTTCTCGCCCGGCTCGTGCGCCAGCAGTTACCGATGGCCTTTCAGGGATTGGTGGTGGTGCCGTTGTTCTGCGGATTCGACCACACCACCGGCTCGGGTCGGCTATTTACCTTTGACGTGGTCGGAGGTCGATATGAAGAGGATGACTTCGGGGCTAGCGGATCAGGGGCCAAAGAGGCTCGCTCATATTTGCGCTCCCATTTCGACCCGACGATGGGCGCGGAGGAAGGCCTTTCGGTGGCCATCAAATCCCTGGTAGCGGCGGCCGAGCAGGACGTGGCCACGAGTGGGCCGGATGTCCGGCGGGGTATCTATCCCAATGTCATTCGCATCGACGTTGATGGTCTCGTCGAACTATCAGACGAAGTCATCGCCCCGGTTGCCGAGGCGGCTCTGGAGGTAGTCCGATGA